One region of Clostridiales bacterium genomic DNA includes:
- a CDS encoding D-alanyl-D-alanine carboxypeptidase family protein gives MRKALKTVLCVALVLALAVVIALRVLPPMNAPAQSAAATPTPVVTVAPTPTPEPDNGLPKVNTGSWELTLVNAQNSIGEAVPEDLAELESGRYFDARAVDALKDFIAGARAEGLSVCLSSAYRSYNEQTYLFNRKVSQCGGDEAAAARIVNRPGTSEHQLGLCADITDKFYEVKTKELEKTALYQWMYAHCQDYGFILRYPADKQDITGVMYEPWHFRYVGKEAAAYIMGNGLCLEEFLDLYK, from the coding sequence ATGCGAAAAGCTCTCAAAACCGTCTTGTGCGTCGCACTTGTGCTGGCGCTGGCCGTGGTCATCGCGCTGCGCGTGCTGCCGCCGATGAATGCCCCGGCGCAGTCCGCCGCCGCCACGCCCACCCCGGTCGTGACCGTCGCGCCCACCCCCACGCCCGAGCCGGATAACGGCCTGCCGAAGGTCAACACCGGCAGCTGGGAGCTCACGCTCGTCAATGCGCAAAATTCCATCGGCGAGGCCGTGCCGGAGGATCTGGCCGAGCTCGAGAGTGGCCGGTATTTTGACGCCCGCGCCGTGGACGCGCTGAAAGATTTCATCGCCGGCGCGCGCGCCGAGGGGCTGAGCGTGTGCCTGTCGAGCGCGTACCGCAGCTATAACGAGCAGACATATCTCTTTAACCGCAAGGTCAGCCAGTGCGGCGGCGACGAGGCTGCGGCCGCCCGCATCGTCAACCGTCCCGGCACGAGCGAGCATCAGCTCGGCCTGTGCGCCGACATCACGGACAAGTTCTACGAGGTCAAGACGAAGGAGCTCGAAAAGACCGCGCTCTACCAGTGGATGTACGCCCACTGCCAGGACTACGGCTTCATCCTGCGCTACCCCGCCGACAAGCAGGACATCACCGGCGTCATGTATGAGCCGTGGCACTTCCGCTACGTCGGCAAGGAGGCGGCTGCGTACATCATGGGCAACGGCCTCTGCCTCGAGGAGTTCCTCGACCTGTACAAATGA
- a CDS encoding cupin domain-containing protein, with the protein MAFIRKLPDTPERLEHLKGGAGHLERYALLSPEEMLGAGTVCARMVLQPGCEVGEHTHHGNYEVYYFLSGHGVYRSNGETTTVDAGTVTFTGDGERHALRNDGPEPLEFMAFVLNLPAQA; encoded by the coding sequence ATGGCATTCATCCGCAAGCTCCCCGACACGCCCGAGCGCCTTGAGCACCTCAAGGGCGGCGCCGGCCACCTTGAGCGCTATGCGCTCCTCTCCCCGGAGGAGATGCTCGGCGCCGGCACGGTCTGCGCCCGCATGGTGCTGCAGCCCGGCTGCGAAGTCGGCGAGCACACCCACCACGGCAACTACGAAGTGTACTACTTCCTCTCCGGGCACGGTGTTTACCGCAGCAACGGCGAGACGACGACCGTGGACGCCGGCACCGTGACCTTCACGGGCGACGGCGAGCGTCACGCCCTGCGCAACGACGGCCCGGAGCCGTTGGAGTTCATGGCCTTTGTGCTCAATCTCCCCGCGCAGGCATAA
- a CDS encoding DUF1653 domain-containing protein, which yields MSAAQTLRPGRYRHFKGKEYELLFVATHSGTLEPMVVYRALYGERGVWVRPAAMWSEMIERGGQTVRRFTYIGE from the coding sequence ATGAGCGCGGCACAGACGCTCCGCCCCGGCCGCTACCGGCACTTCAAGGGGAAGGAATACGAGCTGCTCTTTGTCGCCACGCACTCGGGAACATTGGAGCCGATGGTCGTCTACCGCGCGCTCTACGGGGAGCGCGGCGTGTGGGTGCGCCCCGCCGCCATGTGGAGCGAGATGATCGAGCGCGGTGGGCAGACCGTCCGCCGCTTCACGTATATTGGAGAATGA